Proteins from a genomic interval of Oceanispirochaeta crateris:
- the sfsA gene encoding DNA/RNA nuclease SfsA encodes MSNIQAAKAMTIFSPDAKGTLVSRPNRFIVMVKLEKETVRAHCPNPGRLIELMNPGREMILEKSQDPLRKTAWTLSAAIYKGMTVPLYSARANGITGDLIIPRLFPDARDIKAEFSWGSSRFDWHFYSGEKEIFLEVKACTLIEEGTAMFPDAPSIRASRHLEELYELEGNREAHVVFVIMNPETRRFIPNLHTDPDFAAMVHRVRDKVHFHGVSASCTPEGELRISSLNVPVLTDKIGALEQDSGIYMILIKMKSCRMTVGALGDIEFQSGWYIYTGSALRNLKSRVGRHLRKRKNKRWHVDYLIDRSEKTKSYPIYTQKKMECDLAAGIAEISDSRVKGFGCSDCDCDSHLFYFKEDPQQNRDFLNLLFHYRHTLAFD; translated from the coding sequence ATGTCAAACATACAAGCAGCCAAAGCTATGACAATATTTTCTCCTGATGCCAAAGGGACACTTGTTTCCAGGCCTAACAGGTTCATTGTCATGGTGAAACTTGAAAAAGAAACTGTCAGGGCGCACTGTCCCAACCCGGGAAGGCTCATTGAGCTCATGAATCCCGGTAGAGAGATGATTCTGGAAAAGAGCCAGGACCCTCTGCGCAAAACGGCCTGGACCCTCAGTGCCGCAATCTACAAGGGGATGACCGTACCCCTTTATTCTGCCAGGGCCAATGGAATCACTGGGGATCTGATCATCCCCCGCCTATTTCCGGATGCCAGAGACATCAAGGCGGAGTTCAGCTGGGGCTCCTCCAGGTTTGATTGGCATTTTTACTCCGGTGAAAAGGAGATATTCCTCGAAGTAAAGGCCTGCACCCTCATCGAAGAAGGCACAGCCATGTTTCCCGACGCTCCTTCCATCAGAGCATCCAGGCACCTAGAAGAGCTTTATGAACTGGAGGGAAACAGGGAAGCCCACGTTGTTTTCGTCATCATGAATCCGGAGACCAGACGCTTCATCCCCAACCTTCATACCGACCCTGATTTTGCGGCCATGGTTCACCGGGTCAGGGATAAGGTTCATTTTCACGGAGTCAGTGCCTCTTGCACCCCAGAGGGAGAACTGCGCATTTCAAGCCTGAACGTACCCGTCTTGACCGATAAAATCGGGGCTCTGGAACAGGATAGCGGTATTTATATGATCCTCATTAAAATGAAGTCCTGCCGCATGACTGTGGGTGCTCTGGGAGACATTGAATTTCAATCCGGATGGTACATATACACAGGTTCCGCCTTAAGAAATTTAAAGTCCCGGGTGGGCAGGCATCTCAGGAAGAGAAAGAACAAACGCTGGCATGTTGATTATTTGATAGACCGTTCAGAAAAGACAAAATCCTATCCTATTTACACACAAAAAAAGATGGAATGTGATCTGGCGGCGGGCATAGCCGAAATTTCAGATTCCCGGGTGAAAGGATTTGGATGTTCCGACTGCGACTGCGATTCTCATCTTTTTTATTTCAAAGAGGACCCGCAGCAGAACAGGGATTTCCTGAATCTGCTGTTTCATTACCGTCATACCCTAGCCTTTGACTGA
- a CDS encoding TlpA family protein disulfide reductase yields the protein MKRLMLLLLIMSIWSLQAETVDVSRLSPLGFAFPDQPMTSPSIKAYRGDTQVDLMDQNKVTLLYFWSEITPSSLSDLPLLESLKDELADLDILIAPVNLNEDYPVVQKIVKQMNLTLEIYYFPEPGPLAPYILKTVPAAYILNKKGQLVASVQGNAPWGHPDILRTLKELAAE from the coding sequence TCCATCTGGAGTCTGCAGGCGGAAACTGTGGATGTAAGCCGTTTATCCCCCCTGGGGTTCGCCTTTCCAGATCAGCCTATGACATCACCTTCAATCAAGGCTTATAGGGGTGACACCCAGGTTGACCTCATGGACCAGAACAAAGTCACCCTCTTATATTTTTGGTCGGAGATCACCCCCTCCAGCCTCAGTGACCTTCCTCTTCTGGAGAGTCTAAAAGACGAGCTGGCGGACCTTGATATACTCATTGCGCCAGTCAATCTCAATGAAGATTATCCTGTAGTTCAAAAAATTGTGAAGCAAATGAATTTAACACTGGAGATATACTACTTCCCGGAACCCGGTCCTCTGGCTCCCTATATTCTTAAAACTGTACCCGCAGCCTATATTCTGAACAAAAAAGGACAGCTGGTTGCCTCAGTTCAGGGGAATGCCCCCTGGGGACATCCGGATATTCTCCGCACCCTGAAAGAATTGGCAGCGGAATAG
- a CDS encoding TylF/MycF/NovP-related O-methyltransferase, whose amino-acid sequence MKEHNPISKTFSSQKEMADYLSLQGWGCESPATFRIDMEEEFLKIWELVSPYTMISMERAYALYSGIKHLLTRRIEGDFVECGVWKGGSCMLMAMTLLSQKAEPRPIWLYDTFAGMTEPGEEDRIASTGEPVSERWHEGWWAAGTAMVEQHLSLTGYPMDLFHIVQGDVCETLNSQAPDKPALLRLDTDWYASTKKELEVLYPRLCKGGLLIIDDYGHFSGSRQAVDEYFSESSVPPFFQRSDYTGRCAVKEESSSVKG is encoded by the coding sequence ATGAAAGAACACAATCCTATTTCCAAAACCTTTTCATCCCAAAAGGAGATGGCCGATTATCTGTCTCTTCAGGGCTGGGGATGTGAATCACCTGCTACCTTCCGTATAGACATGGAAGAGGAGTTTCTAAAAATATGGGAGCTGGTCTCTCCTTACACAATGATCTCCATGGAAAGAGCTTATGCTCTTTATTCCGGCATTAAACATCTTCTGACACGCCGTATAGAAGGCGACTTTGTAGAATGTGGTGTCTGGAAGGGAGGAAGCTGCATGCTTATGGCCATGACTCTCCTATCACAAAAGGCTGAACCCCGGCCTATATGGCTGTATGATACTTTTGCGGGAATGACCGAGCCGGGGGAAGAAGACCGAATCGCCTCAACGGGAGAACCGGTGAGTGAGCGCTGGCACGAGGGATGGTGGGCCGCCGGAACTGCAATGGTGGAACAGCACCTCTCCTTAACTGGTTATCCTATGGATCTGTTTCATATTGTGCAGGGAGATGTTTGCGAGACTCTAAATAGTCAGGCTCCGGACAAGCCGGCGCTCTTAAGACTCGATACGGACTGGTATGCCTCTACGAAAAAAGAACTGGAAGTCCTCTATCCCCGCCTCTGCAAGGGAGGGCTTCTCATTATAGACGACTACGGCCATTTCAGCGGTTCCAGACAGGCCGTGGATGAATATTTTTCAGAGAGTTCGGTTCCCCCTTTTTTCCAAAGGAGTGATTATACCGGGCGTTGTGCCGTGAAAGAGGAGTCGTCTTCAGTCAAAGGCTAG